The Lacrimispora xylanolytica genome has a segment encoding these proteins:
- a CDS encoding RpiB/LacA/LacB family sugar-phosphate isomerase encodes MKIGMIQASSQSDKNSILENSVNMAVRGKEHEVINFGVFGEEKRTYSYVQIALCISLLIESKAVDFVVTGCSSGQGMMLACNSLPGILCGYIENPSDAYLFGRINDGNVVSYPLGLNFGWAGEINLQSTMNALFEEPFGIGYPVEDADRKKEDTKLIKHINSLSKKSLIDVLPELDKAFVRAALSYDCVYSYIMEHGKDINLKRMMESMRDVQ; translated from the coding sequence ATGAAAATAGGAATGATACAGGCCAGTTCCCAGAGTGATAAAAACAGTATATTAGAAAACAGTGTTAACATGGCTGTCAGGGGCAAAGAGCATGAGGTAATTAATTTTGGAGTCTTTGGAGAGGAAAAGAGAACCTACTCCTATGTTCAGATCGCATTATGTATCAGTTTGCTAATCGAGAGCAAGGCAGTTGATTTTGTTGTGACTGGGTGTTCTTCCGGACAAGGAATGATGCTTGCCTGCAACAGCCTTCCTGGAATATTATGCGGGTATATTGAGAACCCTTCTGATGCTTACCTGTTTGGAAGAATCAATGATGGAAACGTGGTTTCCTATCCCTTAGGGCTGAATTTTGGCTGGGCGGGTGAAATCAATCTGCAAAGTACTATGAATGCATTATTTGAAGAACCGTTTGGTATTGGATATCCGGTTGAAGATGCAGACCGGAAGAAGGAAGATACTAAGTTAATCAAACACATCAATTCTCTGAGTAAAAAAAGTCTAATTGATGTCTTGCCAGAGCTGGATAAAGCATTTGTGAGAGCAGCTTTAAGCTATGATTGTGTGTATTCCTATATTATGGAACATGGGAAAGACATTAACTTAAAGAGAATGATGGAGAGTATGAGGGATGTACAATGA
- a CDS encoding SDR family oxidoreductase — MSSLFDLKGKFAIVTGASSGLGRQFALALAREGVNVAIVARRLDRLESVKKEIEDLGVRCYTHGCDVTKTEEIVQTVADIKEHFGRIDILVNNAGLGLSDAAENTTDEMWHRMMDTNINGVFFFAREVGRIMVAQKYGRIINLGSIHSTVAMPGFPISAYATTKGAVLMMTKSLANEWAKHGVTVNAIGPAYFPSEMTSDVLDNKEMYDAICNLCPMGRPGRDGELDGALIYFASDASSYTTGQLLQIDGGWTTI; from the coding sequence ATGAGCAGCTTATTTGACTTAAAAGGAAAGTTTGCTATTGTTACGGGGGCTTCTTCCGGGCTTGGGAGACAATTTGCCCTTGCACTGGCAAGAGAAGGTGTGAATGTTGCAATCGTTGCCAGACGTCTGGACCGTTTGGAATCGGTAAAAAAGGAAATTGAAGATCTGGGAGTAAGGTGCTATACCCATGGATGCGATGTAACGAAGACGGAAGAAATCGTTCAGACAGTGGCAGATATAAAAGAGCATTTTGGCAGAATTGATATCCTGGTAAACAACGCAGGCCTTGGTCTTTCGGATGCGGCGGAGAATACCACAGATGAAATGTGGCATCGAATGATGGATACCAACATTAATGGTGTGTTTTTCTTTGCCCGCGAGGTGGGGCGTATTATGGTAGCTCAGAAATATGGTAGGATTATTAATCTTGGCTCCATTCATTCCACCGTTGCCATGCCGGGATTCCCCATCTCTGCATATGCTACCACAAAGGGGGCCGTACTGATGATGACAAAATCACTGGCCAATGAATGGGCCAAGCATGGTGTTACCGTAAATGCCATAGGTCCTGCCTATTTCCCAAGTGAAATGACGTCTGATGTATTAGATAACAAAGAGATGTACGATGCAATCTGCAACTTATGCCCCATGGGAAGGCCGGGGCGTGACGGCGAATTAGACGGGGCTTTGATTTATTTTGCGTCTGACGCCTCTTCCTATACTACAGGACAGCTGCTTCAGATAGACGGCGGTTGGACAACCATTTAA
- a CDS encoding peptide deformylase — protein MIREILKLGNPHLYELSEEIVDSDRDFLAEWVQDLHDTLMDYRKTYGAGRAVAAPQIGIKKRLIYMFTDQPYVFINPVLTFPDDETYVLLDDCMSFPGLMVKVERYRRAEMEYLDQDFNPQKMFLEGDLSELLQHEYDHLDGILATMRGIDNKSLYMQQMKRELT, from the coding sequence ATGATAAGAGAAATATTAAAGCTTGGAAATCCTCATTTGTACGAGCTAAGTGAAGAAATTGTGGATTCGGACCGTGATTTTTTAGCGGAATGGGTACAAGATTTACATGACACTCTTATGGATTACAGGAAAACATATGGTGCAGGCCGTGCCGTAGCGGCACCTCAGATTGGAATTAAGAAACGGCTGATTTATATGTTTACCGATCAGCCGTACGTTTTTATTAACCCAGTCTTAACCTTTCCGGATGATGAGACGTATGTGCTGCTCGATGATTGCATGTCATTTCCAGGTCTCATGGTAAAGGTGGAACGTTATCGACGTGCAGAGATGGAATACCTTGATCAGGATTTTAATCCCCAGAAGATGTTTCTGGAAGGTGATCTATCGGAACTGTTACAGCATGAATACGATCATTTAGATGGAATATTAGCTACCATGCGAGGGATTGATAATAAGTCTCTGTATATGCAGCAGATGAAGCGTGAGCTGACATAA
- a CDS encoding methyltransferase family protein: MNGFFCLVPLLFIRFGVLRLLNEDALRRAALFAPAIGKEKVALWFYQVSNSFIFVYLCFLRIQTDSYWFYIGLVIYALGLLLCLMSVLDFAKPGENGINTTGFYQISRNPMYVGYFIFFLGCCVLTRSWLLVASLMVFQVSGHWIIRLEERWCIEKFGQEYISYMDKVRRYM; encoded by the coding sequence ATGAATGGTTTTTTTTGTTTAGTGCCGCTTTTATTTATAAGATTTGGAGTCTTACGTTTGCTGAATGAAGATGCCTTAAGACGTGCGGCTTTATTTGCTCCAGCGATTGGTAAGGAGAAGGTGGCACTGTGGTTTTATCAGGTATCAAACAGTTTCATTTTTGTGTATCTTTGTTTTCTTAGGATTCAGACAGATTCTTACTGGTTTTACATAGGCTTGGTAATTTATGCCTTAGGATTGTTGTTGTGTCTTATGTCGGTCTTGGATTTTGCAAAACCTGGGGAGAATGGTATCAACACGACTGGGTTTTATCAAATTTCGCGTAATCCAATGTATGTAGGGTATTTTATATTTTTCTTAGGCTGCTGTGTGCTTACCCGGTCCTGGCTCTTAGTTGCAAGCCTAATGGTATTTCAAGTGTCAGGACACTGGATTATCCGATTGGAAGAAAGATGGTGTATAGAGAAATTCGGGCAAGAGTACATAAGTTACATGGATAAAGTAAGGCGTTATATGTAA
- a CDS encoding N-acetylmuramoyl-L-alanine amidase family protein, whose translation MNKHWTRNTFMIMTAATLTINTAMVSKASGWTETENGWHYEENGGYITSAWKKGQKGFYYLGDTGKLKTSSWITDGDKNYYVDSEGLRVKNSWIYNQSWNDSTDTNQYWYYFDQNGEMLTGKQQIGDKKYFFSSTGEMLTGWITFTDNEAEYLTDEITTNNTYYCLEDGSRASGWLKLEAPDDEDHSGEEYWYNFKSTGVIRRNTKATIGNHEFCFDEQGRMIEGWAYKTADTDTYVRVDENTEKALLDTYNADASRYYYCGEEDLGVIQKDIWLSIVPPGLNGDPDEDATWYYFDKRGKMMTATKATASEATPSSASRMTEVRWVDTKGKYGLEGGDDDLHHARLQKVNNTYYLFDSRGEIIDGLIYIYNKDGSFQLKEGYYYFGSKSSKTTGKVTLVNDATDYHYYFSKKRENGYSEGQGVTGVYEGKLYYKGLAVTADEDTKYKLIYIPELAKTNGTGLFVVDENGKVKTSGLTSEMYDGTKYRVKKQGSSYRVFRVDLDTKEETELTHDDAELTLDFSEPELV comes from the coding sequence TTGAACAAGCATTGGACGAGAAATACCTTTATGATTATGACGGCAGCCACATTAACCATAAATACTGCTATGGTTTCAAAAGCAAGTGGCTGGACCGAGACAGAAAACGGCTGGCATTACGAAGAAAATGGCGGATACATAACATCTGCATGGAAGAAGGGGCAAAAGGGCTTTTATTATCTTGGTGATACCGGAAAGCTTAAGACTTCTTCCTGGATCACCGATGGAGACAAGAACTATTATGTGGATTCAGAAGGTCTCCGGGTAAAAAACTCCTGGATTTATAATCAGTCCTGGAATGATTCCACAGATACCAATCAATACTGGTATTATTTTGACCAAAATGGTGAAATGTTGACCGGAAAGCAGCAAATAGGGGATAAAAAATACTTTTTCTCCAGTACCGGTGAAATGTTGACCGGCTGGATCACATTTACAGATAATGAAGCAGAGTACTTAACAGACGAAATAACCACCAATAATACATATTACTGCCTGGAGGACGGAAGCAGAGCAAGCGGCTGGCTTAAGCTGGAAGCTCCTGATGATGAGGACCATTCAGGAGAAGAATACTGGTACAATTTTAAGAGCACTGGCGTTATTCGAAGAAACACGAAAGCCACCATTGGTAATCATGAATTCTGTTTCGATGAACAGGGCCGAATGATTGAAGGCTGGGCCTATAAAACGGCAGATACTGATACTTATGTAAGGGTTGACGAAAACACGGAGAAAGCACTTTTAGACACCTATAATGCAGACGCAAGCAGGTATTACTATTGCGGCGAAGAGGACCTGGGAGTCATTCAAAAAGACATATGGTTATCCATCGTACCACCTGGATTAAACGGCGATCCTGACGAAGATGCCACCTGGTATTACTTTGATAAACGGGGCAAGATGATGACCGCAACCAAAGCCACCGCCTCAGAAGCCACACCATCTAGTGCAAGCCGTATGACCGAAGTAAGATGGGTCGATACAAAAGGAAAATATGGATTAGAGGGGGGCGACGATGATCTGCACCATGCCCGCCTTCAAAAAGTTAATAACACCTATTATCTTTTCGACTCTAGGGGTGAAATCATTGATGGCCTGATTTATATTTACAATAAAGATGGATCCTTCCAATTAAAAGAAGGCTATTATTATTTCGGCTCCAAATCATCAAAAACCACCGGAAAAGTAACGCTTGTAAATGACGCAACCGATTACCATTACTATTTCTCCAAAAAGAGAGAAAATGGCTATTCCGAAGGTCAGGGCGTCACTGGAGTATACGAAGGAAAGTTATATTATAAGGGACTTGCAGTCACAGCAGATGAAGATACCAAATATAAATTAATTTATATCCCCGAGTTAGCCAAAACTAACGGAACTGGACTGTTTGTTGTAGATGAAAATGGAAAAGTCAAAACAAGCGGCCTGACTTCTGAAATGTATGACGGGACTAAATACAGAGTTAAAAAACAAGGTTCCAGCTACCGAGTGTTCCGGGTAGATTTAGATACCAAGGAGGAGACAGAACTCACTCACGATGACGCTGAGCTCACTCTGGATTTTAGCGAACCTGAACTTGTTTAA
- a CDS encoding MBL fold metallo-hydrolase — protein sequence MSHIYLLPLTFHRGETENIIYPVLLKDENELILVDCSYPDTMPMLEEAMQKIGFSLSMLTKIIITHHDYDHMGALHEITQKYPQIEVLCSKEQAPYITGKCKSLRLQQAEDLQDTLPEDKKEYGKEFQKLIASVKPVDKVTVIEGGAILPYCGGIEVVDTKGHMPGHISLYVKKEKVLITGDALVIVNGKLYMALPQYALNMEEAKDSVRKLEGYDIETIICYHGGVCDTGVKNRLNEIIAKF from the coding sequence ATGAGCCATATATATTTATTACCGCTAACGTTTCATAGAGGTGAAACAGAAAATATCATATACCCGGTACTTTTAAAAGACGAGAACGAATTGATTTTAGTTGATTGCAGTTATCCGGATACAATGCCAATGTTAGAGGAGGCCATGCAAAAAATTGGTTTTTCTTTAAGCATGTTAACGAAGATAATTATTACACACCATGATTATGATCATATGGGAGCGTTACATGAAATAACTCAGAAATATCCCCAAATTGAAGTTTTGTGTTCAAAAGAACAAGCGCCCTATATTACGGGAAAATGTAAATCTCTGCGTTTACAGCAGGCCGAAGACCTTCAGGATACGCTGCCGGAAGATAAAAAGGAGTACGGTAAGGAGTTCCAAAAGCTAATAGCCTCTGTGAAACCGGTTGATAAGGTTACTGTAATAGAAGGTGGCGCAATTCTTCCTTATTGCGGTGGTATTGAGGTGGTAGACACGAAGGGTCATATGCCTGGGCATATCTCTTTATACGTTAAAAAAGAAAAAGTGCTGATTACAGGTGATGCTCTCGTTATTGTAAATGGAAAGCTTTATATGGCTTTGCCCCAATATGCTTTAAATATGGAAGAGGCAAAAGATTCCGTTCGTAAATTGGAAGGTTATGATATAGAAACGATTATTTGCTACCATGGTGGTGTTTGTGATACAGGTGTTAAAAATCGTTTGAATGAAATCATTGCAAAATTTTAG
- a CDS encoding GNAT family N-acetyltransferase → MNIEIRKLTPDLAEDYVHFFDVTPHDDNVDENKCYCVCWSNEDYKKKDLSTAENRRECAYEYVRGNNVQGYLAYHGDRVVGWCNANTKSDCLKCASWQRFMDYVPLEEPGLDVKVKSIFCFMIAPDMKRQGIATQLLERACKDAAQDGFDVIEVYPYKKSSYQSSDFGGHFELYQKMGFYIFAEAEQGLVMRKQLKLCRSKQVI, encoded by the coding sequence ATGAATATTGAAATACGCAAACTGACGCCAGACCTGGCAGAAGATTATGTTCATTTTTTTGATGTTACACCACATGATGACAATGTAGATGAAAATAAATGTTATTGTGTCTGCTGGAGTAACGAAGATTATAAGAAGAAAGACCTTTCGACTGCAGAGAACCGCAGGGAGTGTGCCTATGAATATGTTAGAGGCAATAACGTTCAAGGTTATCTTGCCTATCACGGCGACAGGGTGGTTGGCTGGTGTAATGCCAATACAAAGTCAGATTGTTTGAAATGTGCAAGTTGGCAAAGATTTATGGACTATGTGCCCTTAGAGGAACCTGGCTTGGACGTAAAGGTAAAATCTATTTTTTGTTTTATGATTGCACCGGATATGAAACGGCAGGGCATTGCTACCCAGTTATTGGAACGTGCTTGTAAGGATGCCGCCCAAGATGGATTCGATGTAATAGAAGTATACCCATACAAAAAATCCAGTTACCAATCGTCGGATTTTGGAGGCCATTTTGAACTGTATCAGAAAATGGGATTTTATATTTTTGCTGAGGCAGAGCAGGGACTGGTCATGAGGAAACAGTTAAAACTGTGTAGATCTAAACAAGTAATTTGA
- a CDS encoding VOC family protein, which yields MKFIQQLCFSGESEEALEVYKRAFGCRVKNLLHYSDAVKNGWEQPDASKDSLVYHSEIMFDEQEVRLSDLSSEEDVNLTKKVKHRIGFDTAEEVESAFSILSEGGEIINPLERPPYMVIIGTVRDRFGVLWELMCDF from the coding sequence ATGAAATTCATTCAACAATTATGTTTTTCCGGAGAGTCGGAAGAAGCCTTGGAGGTATACAAGCGAGCCTTTGGTTGTAGGGTAAAGAATTTGTTACATTATTCCGATGCGGTGAAAAATGGCTGGGAGCAGCCGGATGCGTCAAAGGATTCACTGGTTTACCATTCTGAAATCATGTTTGATGAACAAGAGGTAAGGCTGAGTGATTTATCCAGCGAAGAGGATGTTAATCTAACAAAAAAGGTGAAACATAGGATCGGGTTTGATACTGCAGAGGAGGTTGAAAGTGCCTTTTCCATACTTAGTGAAGGTGGAGAGATAATAAATCCACTGGAAAGGCCGCCTTATATGGTGATCATAGGCACTGTCAGGGATCGTTTTGGAGTTCTTTGGGAGCTGATGTGTGATTTTTAG
- a CDS encoding HXXEE domain-containing protein — MNELKWFAWLFPLLFIVHDMEEIITAKSWCNKGLKPIIPLPSTPFGNTKSTAGFAVAVFEELILWILATLLGNITGFYGLWYGFLVANIIHMILFHMIIFPLSYRRYVPGIITAWLTLIPFCYIFYLAQKVLNYSVIQIGLWVTIGFLLAFGNVKLLHNKMNLLSKLTGE; from the coding sequence ATGAATGAACTTAAATGGTTTGCCTGGCTTTTTCCATTATTATTTATTGTACATGACATGGAGGAGATTATTACAGCAAAGAGCTGGTGCAACAAAGGATTGAAGCCAATTATTCCTCTGCCCTCCACCCCTTTTGGTAATACCAAAAGTACAGCGGGCTTTGCAGTTGCAGTCTTTGAAGAATTGATTTTATGGATTCTTGCCACTCTCCTGGGAAATATCACTGGTTTTTATGGATTATGGTACGGGTTCCTCGTTGCCAATATCATACACATGATCCTGTTTCACATGATTATTTTTCCTCTATCCTATCGCCGATATGTCCCTGGTATAATCACCGCATGGCTAACGCTGATTCCATTCTGCTATATCTTTTACCTGGCTCAAAAAGTTTTGAATTATTCCGTTATTCAAATTGGGCTCTGGGTGACAATCGGATTTTTATTGGCATTTGGTAATGTGAAACTACTGCATAATAAAATGAACCTGCTTTCTAAACTGACAGGAGAATGA
- a CDS encoding S8 family serine peptidase: protein MIQRIAFIDTKINLDYINQFISKKQNISGVYIIKNDMVIQSRDKTVRDITHATMCAKMFIDNCTEYCDISFVQILEDGNKKANISHLLISLEWCLRNSINIVNLSIGTTSLTDVPPLYKIVKKLTRMGVVVVCATSNRKKMTFPACFKEVIGVRSLRVKSGCRGYIYNGNCLDGIDISYYLSDEIIKYRGKYYTLPSSNSLVAPIITAKVCNLLNNGTSSMRDIEFTLKKASIKPKYDWYKNFYREYFKAKVTVPIIAILNNIDTDSTIILLSEFEKNGYIGFCLSDSFNTDIEKKIINLLDFNSYRLVQKIRFYSHYCNADFIILHVNNKRTLSKLKLIDFDVIIDKFEHKRIIGGKGIKYINTDKYENIEELFLELYPFLL from the coding sequence ATGATACAAAGGATAGCTTTTATAGATACTAAAATTAATTTAGATTATATAAATCAGTTTATATCAAAGAAACAGAATATTAGTGGTGTTTATATAATAAAAAATGATATGGTAATTCAGTCGAGAGATAAAACCGTGAGAGATATTACTCATGCAACTATGTGTGCTAAAATGTTCATTGATAACTGTACAGAATATTGTGATATTTCTTTTGTACAAATCTTGGAAGATGGTAATAAAAAAGCTAATATTAGTCATTTATTAATATCTTTAGAGTGGTGTTTGCGAAATAGTATAAATATTGTAAATTTAAGCATTGGGACAACTTCGTTGACTGATGTACCACCACTATATAAAATTGTTAAAAAGTTAACACGTATGGGTGTAGTAGTGGTTTGCGCAACTTCAAATAGAAAAAAGATGACTTTTCCTGCTTGCTTTAAAGAAGTGATTGGAGTTAGATCCCTTAGAGTTAAGTCTGGTTGCCGTGGTTATATATATAATGGGAATTGTTTGGATGGTATAGATATCAGTTACTATTTATCGGATGAAATTATAAAATATAGGGGGAAGTATTATACTCTACCTAGTTCAAACAGCCTCGTAGCTCCAATAATAACTGCTAAGGTCTGTAACCTCCTGAATAACGGTACAAGCTCGATGCGCGACATTGAATTTACTTTAAAAAAAGCATCAATAAAACCTAAATATGATTGGTATAAAAATTTCTATAGAGAGTATTTTAAAGCAAAAGTAACTGTGCCAATTATTGCTATATTAAATAATATTGATACAGATTCAACAATAATATTGCTATCTGAATTTGAAAAAAATGGTTATATTGGGTTTTGCTTAAGTGATAGCTTTAACACAGACATTGAGAAGAAGATAATAAATTTATTGGATTTCAATTCGTATCGCTTGGTTCAGAAGATACGCTTTTATAGCCATTATTGCAATGCTGATTTTATTATATTACATGTAAATAACAAGAGAACCTTATCTAAGTTAAAACTTATAGATTTTGATGTTATTATTGATAAATTTGAACATAAAAGAATTATAGGCGGAAAAGGAATCAAATATATTAATACAGATAAGTACGAAAATATAGAGGAATTATTTTTAGAGCTATATCCTTTTCTATTATAA
- a CDS encoding CLI_3235 family bacteriocin precursor — protein MCVERRENMRKLRKSNSIIENSVEAYSCSCGGCTCGSCSCSCFLFINSNGNNSSNSSTSASGASGPSVILRG, from the coding sequence ATGTGCGTAGAAAGGAGGGAAAATATGCGTAAATTAAGAAAAAGTAATTCCATTATAGAAAATAGTGTTGAGGCTTATTCTTGCAGTTGTGGAGGTTGCACTTGCGGCAGTTGTAGTTGTTCTTGCTTTTTATTTATAAACTCTAATGGAAATAATAGTAGTAATTCCTCAACCTCAGCATCAGGAGCTTCTGGTCCGTCGGTAATTTTAAGAGGATAA
- a CDS encoding TIGR04066 family peptide maturation system protein: MYKKIAIFPVDYDNATLVRYAFMGEYEPIALLAPELNVLEGCDISRLDGGSFANIKLFINYEEKIQESDLLYLTSSEEFINNKLYKKLFDFSKELGKEVIVSEDISKHFELSTQYVGLGDSNEVLTDIPTPHKMLTIEVPIISIFSIGEKCGQLQTEFMARKYFLSKGYRVLQIGSHDFMNNIGCLDIPDFMFNAKVDPFLKAIGFNRFIHKHCLVEKPDIILLGVPNPIMKYNDSNLNGLGINPFIIQSSIKSDIGIVNMHFGDYNDEFLEEVRLFCKYRLDVDARYFGVSNTSVLKDVDDPDKLEYLYITTEFVKSQLAFDTISDQYTVFSSFSDDDINRVFQKIENELQANPAQL, encoded by the coding sequence ATGTATAAAAAGATAGCAATTTTCCCAGTCGATTACGATAATGCAACTCTAGTAAGGTATGCATTCATGGGTGAATATGAACCAATAGCATTATTAGCGCCAGAACTTAACGTATTGGAAGGCTGCGATATTTCCAGGTTAGACGGAGGCTCGTTTGCTAATATAAAATTATTTATAAATTATGAGGAAAAGATACAAGAAAGTGATCTGCTCTATCTTACAAGTAGTGAGGAATTTATAAATAATAAACTATATAAGAAACTCTTTGATTTTTCTAAAGAGTTAGGAAAAGAGGTTATAGTTTCTGAAGATATATCGAAGCATTTCGAATTAAGTACTCAATACGTGGGCTTAGGAGATAGCAATGAAGTTTTAACAGATATTCCAACTCCCCATAAAATGTTAACAATAGAGGTACCTATTATCTCAATATTTTCAATTGGTGAGAAATGTGGTCAATTGCAAACTGAGTTTATGGCTAGAAAGTATTTTTTAAGTAAGGGATATCGAGTCTTACAAATAGGATCACATGATTTCATGAATAATATAGGTTGTCTCGATATACCTGATTTTATGTTCAATGCTAAAGTAGATCCGTTTCTTAAGGCGATAGGATTTAATCGGTTTATACATAAGCATTGTTTAGTGGAAAAGCCTGATATTATCTTGCTTGGAGTGCCAAATCCTATTATGAAATACAATGATAGTAATCTAAATGGTTTAGGTATAAATCCTTTTATAATACAAAGCTCAATAAAAAGCGATATAGGAATTGTTAATATGCATTTTGGTGATTATAATGATGAATTTCTAGAGGAAGTTAGACTATTTTGTAAATATAGATTAGATGTAGATGCAAGATATTTTGGAGTTTCAAACACCAGTGTATTAAAAGACGTTGATGATCCTGATAAGCTTGAATACTTATATATAACTACAGAGTTTGTTAAATCTCAATTAGCATTCGATACTATAAGTGATCAGTATACTGTTTTTTCATCCTTTAGTGATGATGACATTAACAGAGTATTTCAAAAAATAGAAAATGAATTACAGGCAAATCCAGCGCAATTATAG
- the ccpM gene encoding Cys-rich peptide radical SAM maturase CcpM, whose protein sequence is MNVVIKPFFTAFGKYIYDRGTNSILAVDDDEYNSFCRIHQKRPDAKDLELLQLFQEKGYCQENPVEQIEHPQDRFMQFHLENKIEKLTLQLTQNCNLRCSYCAYSGNKYNNRTHSNRVMSYEIMQKSIDFLMKHSTNSKKVDIGFYGGEPLLEFNKIKRLMGYIDERYPYKSITYSMTTNGTMFNDDNIEFLMDKKFDVIISLDGPKELHDHNRVFANGTGSFDKIMENLLYIRDKYPDFFRKISFNTVVAPGTDFRCVNDFFDANDIIQDNNLRMGIMNDFYVEEPIQYDDLYSINYKVQRTKLLLSALGLINKNKVSRLFIHEIPKILRMHKELSGINGLARITHPGGPCIPGARRPMIDVDGNIFPCERVSEESEIMKIGNIYSGYDLEKARVVLNPGKVTADKCKNCWNFIYCGMCAASADNTKELVEGMKLARCESAMYDTIEKLKTICLLKENNVDFDKMEELYNV, encoded by the coding sequence ATGAATGTTGTTATTAAACCTTTCTTTACTGCTTTTGGAAAGTATATTTATGACAGGGGAACAAATTCAATCTTGGCTGTAGATGATGATGAGTATAATTCATTTTGTAGAATTCATCAGAAAAGGCCGGATGCGAAGGATCTTGAGCTACTTCAACTCTTTCAGGAAAAAGGATATTGCCAAGAAAATCCGGTCGAACAAATAGAACATCCTCAGGACAGGTTTATGCAATTTCATCTTGAGAACAAGATTGAAAAGCTTACATTGCAACTCACTCAAAATTGTAATTTGCGGTGTTCTTACTGCGCTTATTCTGGTAATAAATATAATAATCGGACACATTCAAATAGGGTAATGTCCTATGAAATCATGCAAAAAAGTATTGATTTCTTAATGAAGCATTCAACTAACTCGAAAAAGGTTGATATTGGTTTTTATGGTGGAGAACCTTTGTTAGAGTTCAATAAGATTAAAAGGTTAATGGGTTACATAGACGAAAGGTATCCATATAAAAGTATAACGTATTCTATGACAACAAATGGCACTATGTTTAATGATGATAATATAGAGTTTTTAATGGATAAAAAGTTTGATGTTATTATAAGTCTGGATGGTCCCAAGGAGTTGCATGATCATAATAGAGTTTTTGCTAATGGTACTGGATCCTTTGATAAAATAATGGAGAATCTTTTATATATTAGAGATAAGTATCCCGACTTTTTTAGAAAAATCAGTTTTAACACAGTTGTAGCTCCTGGTACAGATTTTAGGTGCGTAAACGATTTTTTTGATGCAAATGATATCATTCAAGATAATAATCTGAGGATGGGGATTATGAATGACTTCTATGTAGAAGAACCTATACAATATGATGATTTATATTCCATAAATTATAAGGTTCAACGTACTAAGCTACTTTTATCTGCTCTTGGTCTAATAAATAAAAATAAAGTTTCCAGATTGTTCATTCATGAAATACCCAAAATACTACGTATGCATAAAGAACTGAGCGGAATTAATGGTTTAGCTAGAATAACACATCCAGGTGGACCTTGTATACCTGGGGCCAGACGCCCGATGATAGATGTAGATGGTAATATCTTTCCTTGTGAAAGGGTTAGCGAAGAATCAGAAATAATGAAAATCGGCAATATCTACTCGGGATATGATCTCGAAAAGGCTAGAGTTGTACTTAATCCGGGAAAAGTAACAGCTGATAAATGTAAGAATTGTTGGAATTTTATTTATTGTGGTATGTGCGCAGCATCTGCAGATAATACAAAAGAGCTTGTGGAAGGTATGAAGCTTGCTCGTTGCGAAAGCGCTATGTATGATACGATAGAAAAATTAAAAACTATATGCCTGCTAAAAGAGAATAATGTTGATTTTGATAAAATGGAGGAGCTTTATAATGTATAA